A genome region from Flavobacterium sp. CFS9 includes the following:
- a CDS encoding helix-turn-helix domain-containing protein: METEILISLIEKSELSQRQFAAKVNVPETRISEWLKGTRNPKMTSLRNFAEILGFEIVVSYEVNKI; this comes from the coding sequence ATGGAAACAGAAATTTTAATTTCGTTGATAGAGAAATCTGAACTTTCTCAACGGCAATTTGCGGCAAAGGTTAATGTTCCGGAAACTAGGATTTCGGAATGGCTAAAAGGCACACGTAATCCTAAAATGACTTCGTTAAGAAATTTTGCTGAAATTCTTGGTTTTGAAATAGTGGTTTCCTATGAGGTTAATAAAATATAG